A stretch of Acidimicrobiales bacterium DNA encodes these proteins:
- a CDS encoding permease-like cell division protein FtsX yields the protein MAISPIYALRETGQNLWRNFMLSFATIITIGVSLWLFGGFFLFNYAVDNATARWEGGIEFVVWMDPEASADQDANIRNSLDSPAIASWTYIDQEETFEEFKELFADTPEMIDVVTPEILPPSYRVVPSNPDADVVQELVTQFDDRPGVRDVVSADKTIRQIQQQADEIGQVFLVGSIILLVAATLLILTNVVSAIRSRGAEIEIMKVVGATNWFIRIPFMLEGLAQAVFGALGAWVGLYFLNNNVIEGLGDGDALELMQGFRVSDNEFLSTSLLVLGIAVVVSGIGSMVAVTRYLDA from the coding sequence ATGGCGATCAGTCCCATCTACGCGCTGCGCGAGACCGGCCAGAACCTCTGGCGCAACTTCATGCTGTCCTTCGCGACGATCATCACGATCGGTGTGTCGCTCTGGCTCTTCGGCGGCTTCTTCCTCTTCAACTACGCGGTCGACAACGCCACCGCCCGCTGGGAGGGTGGCATCGAGTTCGTCGTGTGGATGGATCCCGAAGCGTCCGCGGATCAGGACGCCAACATCCGCAACAGCCTCGACAGTCCGGCGATCGCCAGCTGGACCTACATCGATCAGGAGGAGACGTTCGAGGAGTTCAAGGAGCTCTTCGCCGACACCCCCGAGATGATCGACGTGGTCACCCCCGAGATCCTGCCGCCGTCGTACCGCGTCGTGCCGTCCAATCCCGACGCCGATGTCGTACAGGAGCTGGTCACCCAGTTCGACGACAGACCGGGCGTGCGTGACGTGGTGTCGGCGGACAAGACGATCCGTCAGATCCAGCAACAGGCGGACGAGATCGGCCAGGTGTTCCTGGTCGGCTCGATCATCCTGCTCGTCGCGGCGACGCTGCTGATCCTCACGAACGTGGTGAGCGCGATCCGCAGCCGCGGCGCGGAGATCGAGATCATGAAGGTGGTCGGCGCGACCAACTGGTTCATCCGTATCCCGTTCATGTTGGAGGGATTGGCGCAGGCGGTGTTCGGCGCGCTCGGCGCGTGGGTCGGTCTCTACTTCCTGAACAACAACGTGATCGAAGGGCTCGGCGACGGTGATGCGCTCGAGTTGATGCAGGGGTTCCGCGTGAGCGACAACGAATTCCTGTCGACCAGTCTGCTCGTCCTCGGGATCGCAGTCGTCGTGTCGGGTATCGGCTCGATGGTCGCCGTGACCCGCTACCTCGACGCCTGA